In Vigna radiata var. radiata cultivar VC1973A chromosome 3, Vradiata_ver6, whole genome shotgun sequence, the following proteins share a genomic window:
- the LOC106757480 gene encoding uncharacterized protein LOC106757480: MEPNALGGGIFPNISSGLIGVENLQNQQNPPHPLHHPQMVSYASHHDTDTHQQHPPQSIKHGYNYSAGKTNKLQITLSDEDEPGFTAEDSGDPKRKMSPWHRMKWTDTMVRLLIMAVYYIGDEAGSEGADPTKKKATGLLQKKGKWKSVSRGMMEKGYYVSPQQCEDKFNDLNKRYKRVNDILGKGTACRVVENQTLLDTMDLSPKMKEEVRKLLNSKHLFFREMCTYHNSCGHNNNCGTSNVQQSSEAQPQHQHQHQQQRCLHSSENGVGGLRMLKEDEDEDIEEEDSEDFSDEEEEESGEGASRGMDEDENDVMRKRARKGGFGGLSSSSSISSQAMMQQLNGEVSGVLQDVGKSAWEKKHWMKKRVVQLEEQQVSYQMQAFELEKQRLKWARFSSKKEREMERDKLQNERRRLEIERMVLLIRQKELELVNVHQQHQHQQQHSST, from the coding sequence ATGGAACCCAATGCATTAGGGGGTGGAATATTTCCTAACATAAGTAGTGGTTTGATAGGAGTAGAAAACCTTCAAAACCAGCAAAACCCTCCACACCCTTTGCACCACCCCCAAATGGTTTCCTATGCTTCTCACCATGACACTGACACACATCAGCAACACCCAcctcaatcaatcaaacatggCTACAACTATTCCGCGGGGAAAACCAACAAGTTACAAATCACACTCAGTGATGAAGATGAGCCCGGGTTCACGGCAGAAGACTCCGGTGATCCCAAGAGAAAAATGTCTCCATGGCATAGAATGAAGTGGACTGACACCATGGTAAGGCTCTTAATAATGGCTGTTTATTACATTGGAGACGAGGCTGGTTCAGAAGGCGCTGATCCCACTAAGAAGAAAGCCACGGGGTTGCTGCAGAAGAAAGGGAAATGGAAATCGGTGTCAAGGGGCATGATGGAAAAGGGGTACTATGTGTCTCCCCAACAATGCGAAGACAAATTCAACGACTTGAACAAGAGGTACAAGAGGGTCAACGACATTCTGGGCAAGGGCACAGCTTGTCGGGTGGTGGAGAACCAAACATTGTTGGACACCATGGATCTGTCCCCAAAAATGAAGGAGGAAGTTCGAAAACTGCTCAACTCCAAGCACTTGTTCTTCAGGGAAATGTGTACCTACCACAACAGTTGTGGCCACAACAACAACTGTGGCACTTCGAACGTGCAACAATCAAGTGAGGCTCAACCACAACATCAGCATCAACATCAACAGCAGCGGTGTTTGCATTCATCGGAGAACGGGGTGGGGGGTCTGAGAATGTTGAAAGAGGATGAGGACGAGGATATTGAGGAGGAGGATTCGGAGGATTTTTCTgatgaggaggaagaggaatCGGGAGAAGGAGCGTCAAGGGGTATGGATGAGGATGAGAATGATGTGATGAGGAAGAGAGCGAGAAAAGGAGGGTTTGGTGggttgtcatcatcatcatcgatATCATCACAGGCGATGATGCAGCAATTGAATGGGGAAGTGAGCGGTGTGTTGCAAGATGTGGGGAAGAGTGCATGGGAGAAAAAGCATTGGATGAAGAAGAGGGTGGTGCAGTTGGAGGAGCAGCAGGTGAGTTATCAAATGCAGGCGtttgaattggaaaagcaaCGGTTGAAGTGGGCGAGGTTTAGCAGCAAGAAGGAGAGGGAAATGGAGAGAGATAAGCTTCAGAATGAACGGAGGAGGCTGGAAATAGAGAGAATGGTCTTGCTAATTCGCCAGAAGGAGCTTGAATTGGTTAATGTTCATCAACAGCATCAGCATCAGCAGCAGCATTCTTCTACCTAG
- the LOC106757083 gene encoding pyruvate kinase 1, cytosolic isoform X1: MHSSHLLLEEPIRMVSILEPSKASFFPAMTKIVGTLGPKSRSVEVISACLKAGMSVARFDFSWGYPEYHQETLENLKTAIKSTKKLCAVMLDTVGAEMQVVNKSEKSISLQADAQVVLTPDRGQEASSQILPINYDGLAKSMKKGDTIFVGQYLFTGSETTSVWLEVSEVTGQDVVCTIKNSATLAGSLFTLHASQVHIELPTLTDKDKEVISTWGVKNKIDFLSLSYTRHAEDVRQAREFLSNLGDLRQTHIFAKIENVEGLTHFDEILQEADGIILSRGNLGIDLPPEKVFFFQKSALYKCNMAGKPAVLTRVVDSMTDNLRPTRAEATDVANAVLDGSDAILLGAETLRGLYPVETISTVGRICAEAEKVFNQDLYFKKTVKYVGEPMSHLESIASSAVRAAIKVKASVIICFTSSGRAARLIAKYRPTMPVLSVVIPRLKTNQLKWSFSGAFEDQLPTHLWESLFTVNARQSLIVRCLFPILADPRHPAESTSASSESILKVALDHGKTAGVIKSHDRVVVCQKVGDSSVVKIIELED; the protein is encoded by the exons ATGCATTCCAGTCACTTACTTCTCGAGGAACCCATTCGTATGGTTTCCATTCTCGAACCATCTAAGGCC AGTTTCTTTCCCGCAATGACAAAGATTGTTGGAACGCTCGGTCCCAAATCTCGATCGGTCGAGGTTATTTCTGCTTGTCTTAAAGCTGGAATGTCAG TGGCTCGTTTCGACTTCTCTTGGGGCTATCCTGAATATCACCAAGAGACTTTGGAGAATTTGAAAACCGCTATCAAATCTACTAAGAAACTCTGTGCt GTAATGTTGGACACTGTGGGAGCAGAGATGCAGGTTGTTAACAAAAGTGAGAAATCTATCTCGCTACAGGCTGATGCTCAGGTTGTTCTGACTCCTGACCGGGGACAAGAAGCATCTTCACAGATACTGCCTATCAATTATGATGGGCTGGCAAAG TCAATGAAGAAGGGTGACACAATTTTTGTTGGTCAATACTTGTTCACGGGCAGTGAAACTACTTCTGTATGGCTAGAG GTGTCCGAAGTTACAGGTCAAGACGTTGTTTGTACTATAAAGAATTCGGCAACATTAGCAGGGTCATTGTTCACTTTGCATGCCTCTCAGGTTCATATTGAGTTGCCTACCCTCACAGATAAAGACAAGGAG GTTATAAGCACCTGGggagtaaaaaacaaaattgattttctatCATTGTCATATACTAGGCATGCTGAAGATGTTCGCCAG GCCCGTGAATTCCTTTCTAATTTAGGAGATCTAAGGCAGACTCATATATTTGCAAAGATTGAAAATGTTGAG GGATTGACccattttgatgaaattctaCAAGAAGCAGATGGTATTATTCTTTCCCGTGGGAATTTGGGCATTGATCTTCCCCCAGAGAAG gtatttttctttcaaaaatcagCCCTTTACAAGTGTAATATGGCTGGGAAACCTGCTGTGCTTACACGCGTTGTGGATAGCATGACTGACAACTTAAGACCAACTCGTGCAGAAGCCACTGATGTTGCCAATGCTGTTTTAGATG GGAGTGATGCAATACTACTAGGTGCTGAGACTTTACGTGGGTTATACCCTGTTGAGACTATTTCTACAGTTGGCAGAATTTGTGCAGAA GCCGAGAAAGTTTTTAATCAAGAcctttattttaagaaaactgTCAAATATGTTGGAGAACCCATGTCCCACTTGGAATCTATTGCCTCTTCTGCG GTACGGGCAGCTATTAAGGTGAAAGCTTCTGTTATTATTTGCTTCACTTCATCTGGAAGGGCCGCAAG ATTGATAGCAAAATATAGGCCAACCATGCCAGTTCTCTCTGTTGTGATCCCCCGACTCAAGACAAATCAGCTGAAATGGAGCTTTAGCGGAGCTTTTGAG GACCAACTGCCAACTCATTTGTGGGAAAGCCTATTTACagttaat GCTAGGCAATCACTTATTGTAAGATGTCTCTTTCCCATACTTGCCGATCCTCGACATCCT GCCGAGTCAACTAGTGCCTCAAGCGAGTCTATTCTAAAGGTTGCCCTTGATCATGGAAAAACAGCTGGGGTTATAAAGTCGCACGATCGTGTAGTTGTTTGCCAGAAAGTTGGTGATTCATCTGTGGTTAAGATTATCGAGCTTGAAGATTAA
- the LOC106757083 gene encoding pyruvate kinase 1, cytosolic isoform X2, which yields MHSSHLLLEEPIRMVSILEPSKASFFPAMTKIVGTLGPKSRSVEVISACLKAGMSVARFDFSWGYPEYHQETLENLKTAIKSTKKLCAVMLDTVGAEMQVVNKSEKSISLQADAQVVLTPDRGQEASSQILPINYDGLAKSMKKGDTIFVGQYLFTGSETTSVWLEVSEVTGQDVVCTIKNSATLAGSLFTLHASQVHIELPTLTDKDKEVISTWGVKNKIDFLSLSYTRHAEDVRQAREFLSNLGDLRQTHIFAKIENVEGLTHFDEILQEADGIILSRGNLGIDLPPEKVFFFQKSALYKCNMAGKPAVLTRVVDSMTDNLRPTRAEATDVANAVLDGSDAILLGAETLRGLYPVETISTVGRICAEAEKVFNQDLYFKKTVKYVGEPMSHLESIASSAVRAAIKVKASVIICFTSSGRAARLIAKYRPTMPVLSVVIPRLKTNQLKWSFSGAFEARQSLIVRCLFPILADPRHPAESTSASSESILKVALDHGKTAGVIKSHDRVVVCQKVGDSSVVKIIELED from the exons ATGCATTCCAGTCACTTACTTCTCGAGGAACCCATTCGTATGGTTTCCATTCTCGAACCATCTAAGGCC AGTTTCTTTCCCGCAATGACAAAGATTGTTGGAACGCTCGGTCCCAAATCTCGATCGGTCGAGGTTATTTCTGCTTGTCTTAAAGCTGGAATGTCAG TGGCTCGTTTCGACTTCTCTTGGGGCTATCCTGAATATCACCAAGAGACTTTGGAGAATTTGAAAACCGCTATCAAATCTACTAAGAAACTCTGTGCt GTAATGTTGGACACTGTGGGAGCAGAGATGCAGGTTGTTAACAAAAGTGAGAAATCTATCTCGCTACAGGCTGATGCTCAGGTTGTTCTGACTCCTGACCGGGGACAAGAAGCATCTTCACAGATACTGCCTATCAATTATGATGGGCTGGCAAAG TCAATGAAGAAGGGTGACACAATTTTTGTTGGTCAATACTTGTTCACGGGCAGTGAAACTACTTCTGTATGGCTAGAG GTGTCCGAAGTTACAGGTCAAGACGTTGTTTGTACTATAAAGAATTCGGCAACATTAGCAGGGTCATTGTTCACTTTGCATGCCTCTCAGGTTCATATTGAGTTGCCTACCCTCACAGATAAAGACAAGGAG GTTATAAGCACCTGGggagtaaaaaacaaaattgattttctatCATTGTCATATACTAGGCATGCTGAAGATGTTCGCCAG GCCCGTGAATTCCTTTCTAATTTAGGAGATCTAAGGCAGACTCATATATTTGCAAAGATTGAAAATGTTGAG GGATTGACccattttgatgaaattctaCAAGAAGCAGATGGTATTATTCTTTCCCGTGGGAATTTGGGCATTGATCTTCCCCCAGAGAAG gtatttttctttcaaaaatcagCCCTTTACAAGTGTAATATGGCTGGGAAACCTGCTGTGCTTACACGCGTTGTGGATAGCATGACTGACAACTTAAGACCAACTCGTGCAGAAGCCACTGATGTTGCCAATGCTGTTTTAGATG GGAGTGATGCAATACTACTAGGTGCTGAGACTTTACGTGGGTTATACCCTGTTGAGACTATTTCTACAGTTGGCAGAATTTGTGCAGAA GCCGAGAAAGTTTTTAATCAAGAcctttattttaagaaaactgTCAAATATGTTGGAGAACCCATGTCCCACTTGGAATCTATTGCCTCTTCTGCG GTACGGGCAGCTATTAAGGTGAAAGCTTCTGTTATTATTTGCTTCACTTCATCTGGAAGGGCCGCAAG ATTGATAGCAAAATATAGGCCAACCATGCCAGTTCTCTCTGTTGTGATCCCCCGACTCAAGACAAATCAGCTGAAATGGAGCTTTAGCGGAGCTTTTGAG GCTAGGCAATCACTTATTGTAAGATGTCTCTTTCCCATACTTGCCGATCCTCGACATCCT GCCGAGTCAACTAGTGCCTCAAGCGAGTCTATTCTAAAGGTTGCCCTTGATCATGGAAAAACAGCTGGGGTTATAAAGTCGCACGATCGTGTAGTTGTTTGCCAGAAAGTTGGTGATTCATCTGTGGTTAAGATTATCGAGCTTGAAGATTAA
- the LOC106757083 gene encoding pyruvate kinase 1, cytosolic isoform X3, translating into MHSSHLLLEEPIRMVSILEPSKASFFPAMTKIVGTLGPKSRSVEVISACLKAGMSVARFDFSWGYPEYHQETLENLKTAIKSTKKLCAVMLDTVGAEMQVVNKSEKSISLQADAQVVLTPDRGQEASSQILPINYDGLAKSMKKGDTIFVGQYLFTGSETTSVWLEVSEVTGQDVVCTIKNSATLAGSLFTLHASQVHIELPTLTDKDKEVISTWGVKNKIDFLSLSYTRHAEDVRQAREFLSNLGDLRQTHIFAKIENVEGLTHFDEILQEADGIILSRGNLGIDLPPEKVFFFQKSALYKCNMAGKPAVLTRVVDSMTDNLRPTRAEATDVANAVLDGSDAILLGAETLRGLYPVETISTVGRICAEAEKVFNQDLYFKKTVKYVGEPMSHLESIASSAVRAAIKVKASVIICFTSSGRAARLIAKYRPTMPVLSVVIPRLKTNQLKWSFSGAFEDQLPTHLWESLFTVNP; encoded by the exons ATGCATTCCAGTCACTTACTTCTCGAGGAACCCATTCGTATGGTTTCCATTCTCGAACCATCTAAGGCC AGTTTCTTTCCCGCAATGACAAAGATTGTTGGAACGCTCGGTCCCAAATCTCGATCGGTCGAGGTTATTTCTGCTTGTCTTAAAGCTGGAATGTCAG TGGCTCGTTTCGACTTCTCTTGGGGCTATCCTGAATATCACCAAGAGACTTTGGAGAATTTGAAAACCGCTATCAAATCTACTAAGAAACTCTGTGCt GTAATGTTGGACACTGTGGGAGCAGAGATGCAGGTTGTTAACAAAAGTGAGAAATCTATCTCGCTACAGGCTGATGCTCAGGTTGTTCTGACTCCTGACCGGGGACAAGAAGCATCTTCACAGATACTGCCTATCAATTATGATGGGCTGGCAAAG TCAATGAAGAAGGGTGACACAATTTTTGTTGGTCAATACTTGTTCACGGGCAGTGAAACTACTTCTGTATGGCTAGAG GTGTCCGAAGTTACAGGTCAAGACGTTGTTTGTACTATAAAGAATTCGGCAACATTAGCAGGGTCATTGTTCACTTTGCATGCCTCTCAGGTTCATATTGAGTTGCCTACCCTCACAGATAAAGACAAGGAG GTTATAAGCACCTGGggagtaaaaaacaaaattgattttctatCATTGTCATATACTAGGCATGCTGAAGATGTTCGCCAG GCCCGTGAATTCCTTTCTAATTTAGGAGATCTAAGGCAGACTCATATATTTGCAAAGATTGAAAATGTTGAG GGATTGACccattttgatgaaattctaCAAGAAGCAGATGGTATTATTCTTTCCCGTGGGAATTTGGGCATTGATCTTCCCCCAGAGAAG gtatttttctttcaaaaatcagCCCTTTACAAGTGTAATATGGCTGGGAAACCTGCTGTGCTTACACGCGTTGTGGATAGCATGACTGACAACTTAAGACCAACTCGTGCAGAAGCCACTGATGTTGCCAATGCTGTTTTAGATG GGAGTGATGCAATACTACTAGGTGCTGAGACTTTACGTGGGTTATACCCTGTTGAGACTATTTCTACAGTTGGCAGAATTTGTGCAGAA GCCGAGAAAGTTTTTAATCAAGAcctttattttaagaaaactgTCAAATATGTTGGAGAACCCATGTCCCACTTGGAATCTATTGCCTCTTCTGCG GTACGGGCAGCTATTAAGGTGAAAGCTTCTGTTATTATTTGCTTCACTTCATCTGGAAGGGCCGCAAG ATTGATAGCAAAATATAGGCCAACCATGCCAGTTCTCTCTGTTGTGATCCCCCGACTCAAGACAAATCAGCTGAAATGGAGCTTTAGCGGAGCTTTTGAG GACCAACTGCCAACTCATTTGTGGGAAAGCCTATTTACagttaat CCATGA
- the LOC106757903 gene encoding leucine-rich repeat receptor-like protein kinase PXC1 has protein sequence MKHPSSINLSLPLLPLALAFTIFCVAETAWQNDTLALTQFRLQTDTHGNLLSNWTGADACSAAWLGVECSPNGRVVGLSLPSLNLRGPIDSLSSLVYLRFLDLHENRLNGTLYPLLNCTSLELLYLSHNDFSGEIPRQISSLRLLLRLDISDNNIRGPIPNQVAKLTHLLTLRLQNNALSGHVPDISASLLNLTQLNVTNNELRGHVPDSMLSKFGNASFSGNHALCGSNPLPKCSEIEPDTETTITVPSKPSSFPQTSSVTLSDTPKKKGLRAGVIVAIVVAVCVAVLVVISFVVAHCCARGGGGYGSAVGSESGKRKSGSSSGSEKKVYGNGGNFDRDSDGTNTETERSKLVFFDRRNQFELEDLLRASAEMLGKGCLGTVYRAVLDDGCTVAVKRLKDANPCERNEFEQYMDVVGKLKHPNIVRLRAYYYAKEEKLLVYDYLPNGSLHALLHGNRGPGRIPLDWTTRISLVLGAARGLARIHAEYNASKIPHGNVKSSNVLLDKNGVALISDFGLSLLLNPAHAIARLGGYRAPEQVEVKRLSQEADVYAFGVLVLEVLTGRAPSTQYPSSAARPRVEDEGEVDLPKWVRSVVKEEWTAEVFDEELLRYKNIEEELVAMLHVGVACVAAQPEKRPSMMEVVKMVEDLRVEQSPLGEDYDEARSRNSLSPSLPTTEDGLA, from the exons ATGAAACACCCTTCTTCCATAAACCTGTCACTGCCATTGTTGCCATTGGCATTGGCCTTCACCATCTTCTGTGTTGCAGAGACTGCATGGCAAAATGATACACTCGCCCTTACCCAATTCCGCCTCCAAACCGACACCCACGGCAATCTTCTCTCCAACTGGACCGGAGCCGACGCCTGCTCCGCCGCGTGGCTCGGCGTCGAGTGCTCCCCAAACGGCAGAGTGGTGGGCCTCTCCCTCCCTTCCCTCAACCTCCGTGGTCCAATTGATTCTCTCTCCTCACTAGTGTACCTCCGCTTCCTCGACCTCCACGAAAACCGCTTAAACGGTACCCTTTACCCCCTCTTAAACTGCACCTCCCTCGAACTCCTCTATCTCTCCCACAATGACTTCTCCGGCGAGATTCCGCGGCAGATATCCTCCCTCCGCCTCCTTCTCCGCCTTGACATCTCCGACAACAACATCCGCGGCCCAATCCCCAACCAAGTCGCCAAACTAACCCACCTTCTCACTCTTCGGTTGCAGAACAACGCCCTCTCTGGCCACGTCCCCGACATCTCCGCTTCCCTCCTCAACCTCACCCAACTCAACGTAACCAACAATGAACTTCGTGGCCACGTTCCCGATTCCATGCTTTCAAAATTCGGCAACGCTAGCTTCTCCGGAAACCACGCTTTATGTGGGTCCAATCCGTTGCCCAAATGTTCCGAAATCGAACCAGACACGGAGACCACAATAACCGTTCCTTCAAAACCGAGCTCGTTCCCTCAAACAAGCAGTGTGACTCTCTCTGACACTCCGAAGAAGAAAGGTCTGAGGGCGGGTGTCATTGTGGCCATTGTGGTGGCGGTTTGCGTGGCGGTGCTGGTGGTGATTTCATTCGTGGTGGCGCACTGCTGCGCGAGGGGAGGGGGAGGCTATGGGTCGGCGGTGGGGAGCGAGAGTGGGAAAAGGAAGAGTGGGAGTAGTTCTGGGAGCGAGAAGAAGGTGTATGGAAATGGTGGGAATTTCGATAGAGATAGCGATGGGACGAACACTGAGACGGAACGTAGCAAGCTGGTGTTTTTCGATAGGAGGAACCAGTTTGAGTTGGAGGATCTGCTTCGAGCATCGGCGGAGATGCTGGGAAAAGGGTGCTTGGGAACGGTTTACAGAGCGGTGCTCGACGATGGCTGCACCGTCGCAGTGAAGAGACTGAAAGACGCAAACCCCTGCGAGAGAAACGAGTTTGAACAGTACATGGACGTTGTAGGGAAGCTCAAACACCCCAACATTGTCAGACTCCGAGCCTATTACTATGCCAAGGAAGAAAAGCTTCTTGTGTATGATTATCTCCCCAATGGAAGCTTGCATGCTCTTCTTCATG GTAACCGTGGACCTGGAAGGATTCCATTGGATTGGACAACGAGAATAAGCTTGGTGTTAGGTGCGGCCAGAGGGTTGGCTAGGATTCATGCAGAGTACAACGCGTCCAAGATACCCCACGGGAACGTCAAATCCTCCAACGTGCTTCTCGACAAAAACGGCGTCGCATTGATTTCCGACTTCGGGTTATCGCTGCTGTTGAATCCGGCTCACGCGATCGCGCGGTTGGGAGGGTACAGAGCGCCGGAACAGGTTGAAGTGAAGAGGCTGTCGCAGGAGGCTGACGTGTACGCTTTCGGGGTGTTGGTATTGGAGGTGTTGACTGGAAGGGCGCCGTCGACTCAGTACCCTAGTTCCGCGGCGCGTCCACGCGTGGAGGATGAGGGTGAGGTGGATCTTCCGAAGTGGGTTCGTTCGGTGGTGAAGGAGGAATGGACCGCTGAGGTGTTCGACGAGGAGCTGTTGCGGTACAAGAACATCGAGGAGGAGCTGGTGGCGATGTTGCACGTGGGAGTGGCGTGCGTGGCGGCGCAACCGGAGAAGAGGCCGAGTATGATGGAAGTTGTGAAGATGGTTGAGGATCTGAGGGTGGAACAGTCTCCTCTGGGAGAGGATTATGATGAGGCACGGTCACGCAATTCGCTTTCGCCGTCGCTCCCCACCACCGAAGATGGCCTTGCTTAA
- the LOC106757543 gene encoding homeobox-leucine zipper protein ATHB-22-like — protein MEFNGKRDLALKLYKDMDWHYTTKPFLPHPDTLSFFYNYNNNPCPGVEVKQATLLERGEGSIPAMYNGSKEKKKRLTSNQLEILERSFQEEIKLDPEKKMKLSRELGLQPRQIAVWFQNRRTRWKTKQLEHLYDALKHQYDVISNEKQKLQEEVVKLKAMLSKEQGFGKQRLGGYPEISGVETVESTSEGLRGSNKAQGKSNIEQVADEGFCSFSVEDYNTVSVPFCQWPVVPY, from the exons ATGGAATTCAATGGAAAGAGAGACCTAGCCCTAAAGCTGTATAAAGATATGGATTGGCATTACACCACAAAACCATTTCTTCCTCACCCAGACACCTTAAGCTTCTTCTACAACTACAACAACAACCCTTGTCCAG GAGTGGAAGTGAAACAAGCGACATTGTTGGAGAGAGGAGAAGGTTCTATTCCGGCAATGTACAACGGAagcaaagagaagaagaagcgGTTAACAAGCAACCAGTTAGAAATATTGGAGAGGAGCTTCCAGGAGGAAATAAAGTTAGACCCTGAAAAGAAGATGAAACTTTCGAGGGAGCTAGGCCTTCAGCCTCGCCAAATCGCTGTTTGGTTCCAAAATAGACGTACGAGGTGGAAAACCAAGCAGCTTGAGCACTTATACGATGCTCTCAAGCACCAATATGATGTCATCTCCAACGAAAAGCAGAAGCTTCAAGAAGAG GTTGTGAAGTTGAAGGCAATGCTAAGTAAAGAGCAAGGTTTTGGGAAGCAAAGATTGGGAGGTTATCCAGAAATATCAGGAGTAGAAACAGTAGAAAGCACTTCAGAGGGTCTAAGGGGTTCCAACAAGGCACAGGGAAAGAGTAACATTGAGCAGGTCGCAGATGAGGGCTTTTGCTCTTTCAGCGTGGAGGATTATAACACTGTTTCAGTGCCTTTCTGCCAGTGGCCTGTTGTGCCTTATTAG